DNA from Paraburkholderia sp. BL10I2N1:
GCCGACGAAGGGCGCCGTGTCTACGGCCGGATCGTGCCGTCGCGCAATCTGTCTGCGCAGCAACAGGTGCTCAAGGAGCCGATCGGCCCCGTGGCCGCGTTTACACCGTGGAATTTTCCGGTCAACCAGATCGTGCGCAAGTTGAGCGCCGCTCTCGCGAGCGGTTGCTCGTTCCTCGTGAAGGCGCCGGAGGAAACACCGGCTTCGCCCGCGGGCCTGCTGCAGGCGTTCGTCGATGCCGGCGTGCCGGCCGGTACGGTCGGCCTCGTGTTCGGCGACCCGGCTGAGATTTCCAGCTATCTGATTCCGCATCCGGTCATCCGCAAGGTGACGTTCACCGGCTCGACGCCGGTCGGCAAGCAACTGGCGGCGCTGGCTGGCGCGCACATGAAGCGCGCGACGATGGAACTGGGTGGTCACGCGCCCGTTATCGTGGCCGAAGACGCCGACGTGGCGCTCGCCGTCAAGGCGGCGGGCGGCGCGAAGTTCCGTAATGCGGGGCAGGTCTGCATTTCGCCGACGCGCTTCCTCGTGCACAACAGCATCCGTGAAGAATTCGCTGCGGCGCTCGTGAAGCACGCGGAAAACCTGAAGCTGGGCGATGGTCTGACCGAGGGCACCACGCTCGGGCCGCTCGCCAATGCGCGACGTCTCTCGGCGATGGACAAGGTTGTCAGCGACGCACGCGCGACGGGCGCCACGGTCGCGACCGGTGGTGAACGCGTGGGCACGGCAGGCAACTTCTTCGCGCCTACGGTGCTGACGAACGTGTCGCTGGAAGCCGATGTGTTCAACAACGAGCCGTTCGGACCGGTCGCGGCGATCCGCGGCTTCGACAAGCTGGAAGACGCGATCGCCGAGGCCAATCGTCTGCCGTACGGGCTTGCCGGCTATGCGTTCACCCGGTCCTTCCGCAATGTCCATCTGTTGTCGCAGCAGATGGAGGTTGGCATGCTGTGGATTAACCAGCCCGCGACGCCGTCGCCGGAAATGCCGTTCGGCGGGGTCAAGGATTCGGGTTACGGGTCCGAGGGCGGTCCGGAGGCGATGGAAGCGTATCTCGTGACCAAGGCTGTGTCGATCATGGCGGTATAACAAAACCGCGACCGTCCGGTGTCAACCAGCACGTTGTTCAGCGTGCTGCTGATCGCGTTGGCGCGCCCGCTCATTCAGAGAGGGCGCGCCTCATGATCCGACCGTTTGTTCATATAGTGATGAGCCGCCTGTGAACCCGTTCTCCGAGACAGAAGCGGGTCCGATGCTCGCCGGCAAATGCCTGTGCGGAGCGGTGCACTACGTTGTGAAAGACGAGTTTGTCTATGCGCTGATCTGCCATTGCTCGAATTGCCGCCGCGCAACCGGCTCGGCATTCAAGCCTTTCGCCGGGATCGAACATCACAAACTAAGCGTGACTCGAGGCGGCGACAACCTGTTGATCTTCGGCGACGAGCGAGCCGCTCACGACGTTCATTGCAGGACATGCGGATCCTTGATGTATTCGGTGGTTCGCGAGGGCACGTTCGTTCACGTTACGCTTGGGACGCTCGTCGATAGCCCGGCTATTCGCCCCACCGCACATATCTTCGTCGGCTCCAAGGCGCCGTGGTTCACGATCACGGATCAATTGCCACAATACGACGAGTTTCCTTGAAGAGCCGGCACACTCACGCAATAGCCGAACACGGCCTCCCAGTTCGCTTCGGCATGCATCGCGCCACAAGACCGCCGCGAGTCTGATTGAGCGAATGCCGCTCTATATCCGGATGGAGAGTGTCGAATACACCGCGTGATAACACCACTCGCACGTTTTACCCAGACTGAACAAATCTATTTTGCATAGTATTGCGCCTGTTATAACGATGGCGCGGAATACCCGGAAAGGATTTTTATATTGACAGGCGATTCAGCCTAATACATAGTTATTGCATGCAATCGCTCAACTTTATCGCTACCACAAAACACCGAATGAACGCCGTATGGCGCATTTCATCGGGGGCGTGTGTGCGTTAGAAATCTGCAAAATCGCAAATCACAAGGCCTCGCCGGAAACGGATGGGGCCTTTTTCTTTTGTGTGCCTTATCCGTCTGTCGGCTCTATTGACGGAGAATGAGATGGATCGTGCACGCCTGCAGTCCGTTTGTCCCGATTTAACCGGATGCGATTCGCGCGAAGCGGACCGGTTGCCGAGAAGGGTGATCCATTTCGCGCTCATGCCGGGGCGGACCGTTTCGCTGCGTCTGGACGCGGATTCCGAAATCCGCGTTCGTACCACACGTGTATGGCTCACGCGCGTTTTCTCTCCCTACGACTACTGGGTGCAGCCGGGAGATGTTATCCGGCTGCAGCGTGGCGAGCGTATCTGGCTGAGCACGGACGGCGACGAAGCGGCCGAAGTGGCGCTCACCAGCGAATACATCGAGCGCTATAACGCAGTCAGTCGCTGGATTTCCCGGTGGGCGGAACGGCTGTTTGATCTGTCTGTTCCGCGTTCGCGATGAGTGCGGCTGCGTGCGGGTATTGGATCCTGTTATCCGGGCATGTCGTCACGGGATTGACAAAATCTTCCATGTGCACGAAGCTTGATGCCATGAACTGCCACGCAATCCTGATCGCGCTGATTATTAGCACCATTCAACGAATGGTGGGTTAGCGCGCGTCTGGTGGTAGCGACCGAAACCCGCCCCAAGAGGCGGGTTTTTTGTTTCCGCCTCCTGGATGCACGAAGACCACCCAGGAGCTTGCCATGCCGGCACACCAGACCAGACACGTTGTCGAAAGCGAGAGCGTGATCCAGCGGACCGACTACCTCAAGAAAACCCTGACCGCCCGCGTCTATGACGTGGCTCGCGAGACGGAGCTCGAACATGCTCCGAATCTGTCGGCGCGGCTACGCAATCCGGTGTACCTGAAGCGCGAGGACAATCAGCCGGTTTTCTCGTTCAAGCTGCGCGGCGCCTACAACAAGATGGTGAATCTGCCGGCCGACGCGCTGCAGCGCGGCGTGATCACCGCGTCGGCGGGCAACCATGCGCAGGGTGTGGCGCTGTCGGCGGCACGGCTTGGCGTGAAGGCGATCATCGTGGTGCCGGTGACGACGCCGCAGGTGAAGGTCGACGCGGTGCGCGCCCACGGCGGCCCGACGGTCGAAGTCGTGCAGGCCGGCGAATCGTATAGCGACGCCTACGCGCATGCCGTGAAGCTTCAGGAGGAGCGCGGCCTCGCCTTCGTCCACCCGTTCGACGATCCGTACGTGATCGCCGGCCAGGGCACCGTGGCGATGGAAATCCTGAGCCAGCATCAGGGCCCGATCCACGCGATCTTCGTGCCGATCGGCGGCGGCGGCTTCGCGGCGGGCGTGGCCGCTTACGTCAAGGCGGTGCGGCCCGAGATCAGGGTGATCGGCGTGCAGACCGAGGATTCCTGCGCGATGGCGCAGTCGCTGAAAGCCGGGGAGCGCATCGCGCTGACCGAGGTGGGCCTCTTTTCGGACGGCACCGCGGTGAAGCTGGTCGGCGAGGAAACCTTCCGCCTGTGCCGCGCGTATCTCGACGAAGTGCTGCTGGTGAATACCGACGCCCTGTGCGCCGCGATCAAGGACGTCTTCCAGGACACCCGCAGCGTGCTCGAACCGGCGGGCGCGCTGGCGGTGGCGGGCGCCAAGCAGTACACGGAACGCGAAGGGATCGAAAACCAGACGCTGATCGCGGTCACCTCGGGCGCGAACATGAATTTCGACCGGATGCGCTTTGTCGCCGAGCGTGCCGAAGTGGGCGAGGCCCGCGAAGCGGTGTTCGCCGTGACGATCCCCGAAGAGCGCGGCAGCTTCAGGCGCTTCTGCGATGTGGTCGGCACCCGCAGCGTCACCGAATTCAACTACCGGATCGCCGATGCGCGTTCGGCGCACATCTTTGTGGGCGTACAGATCCGCAATCGCGGCGAATCGGCGGAGATCGCGAAGGCGTTCGAGGCGCACGGCTTCGCCACCGTCGACCTGACGAACGACGAACTGTCGAAGCAGCACATCCGCTACATGGTGGGGGGCCGTTCGCCGCTCGCGCACGACGAGCGGCTGTTCCGCTTCGAATTCCCGGAGCGGCCGGGCGCGCTGATGAAGTTCCTGTCGTCGATGGCGCCGGACTGGAATATCAGCCTGTTCCACTACCGCAACCAGGGCGCGGACTACAGCTCGATCCTGGTCGGCATTCAGGTGCCCGGCACGGAAGACGGCGAATTCGCCCGCTTTCTCACGACGCTCGGCTATCCGTACTGGGAAGAAAGCGCGAATCCGGTCTACCGGCTGTTCCTCGCCTGACAGACCGGCCGGGAATACCGCCGTTCCCGGAACGAAGGCGCTATGTAAGCCTTTGATGACTTGCCGCGGCAAGCCCGGCAACGTCACAGCGTCATTCCCCGAGGCCGGCGCGTGGAACCGGGGCTGCTGCGACGATCAATTGGCAAGGCCGGGCGACGGCTCGTGGGGGCTGAAGCCTTGTTCCACGGGACCCGTAAAAAAAATTGAAGTCTGGCGAAGTTTGTACCGTTATAGGGGGTGTCTTCACACGGCAAACCATGATGTCGCACTCCACTCCGGTATCGCCTTCGGGCAAGAAGCGCCGCGTCGCCAGCCAGGTAGCGGCCAGTACGCGATTGCTGCCGCTCCCCGATGAGGTGGTGAGCGCTCTGCTGATCGACTATCACATGGCTTTGGCCAGTCTGCGTCAGGGACGCGGCGATCTGCGCCATTTTGTGACGATGGCGCGGGTTGTCGTGGTGTCCTGCCACCTATTCGACGCAGGTTACGGTGAGGCCCATATCGACGGTTTGATGGAAGTTCAGGACGCGCTGGATCGCAGCCACCGGATGGCGGCGGAGTCCACCAACTGGTGCGTGGACGACGCAACGTTCGAATTGCTCGCCGACCTGTTGACGCTGCACGAGCAGCAACTCCGTGAAGCACCGTTTCACGTTGTCGCCAGATCGAACGAGAAGATGGAGCTGGGCGTCAGCATGTCCGGCACCCGGGCGTCGGGTATGCGCACCGCGGCGTGATTCGCGCGGTATCAGTCCCTTCTATCTCCTCTGCCGGCGAATTCAGCTTGACGCGCTTCCATACGTCCGGCGTCCGCGCACGCGCTCGACGATCCGCCCGAACGCGAGCCATTGCTGCGCCAGCAGACCCTGTCCATAGGCGCGCCCCACGCCGTGCGGCGCAGGCAACTGGTCACGGATACCAGTCGGCTCGACCCTCCTGTTCCACGAGGCGGTGCGAAAGATCATGTCCCACCACGGAAACAGCACGCCGAAATTACAGCCATAGCGGGTGCCCTCGTGGCCGTAGCCGACCGCATGATGCCGCCGATGAAAAATCGGGCTGACGATCAGACGTTCGAGCAACCATCCATAGGGCAGGCGGGCGTTCACATGCTGGACGCTCTGCATGAAATTGCCGACAGCCACCAGCACGACGAACTGGGTCGGCTGCACGCCGATGAAGAGCGAGATAGCCGCGAAAAACGCTGCCTGGATGATGTCGTCGAGAAAGTGGTTGCGATCGTCGGCCCATAGCGACATCTGCTGCTGGCTGTGATGCACGGCATGCAGTTCCCACCACACGCCGAAGCGATGCTGCCACCGGTGATACCAGTAGCCGGCGAAATCGAGCACGACGAGATAGATCAGGAACGACACGACCGGCTGGTCCGTCACGCCAGGCCAGATGCTGTCGAGATCGGTGTTGGGCACGTAGTGGATGACCATCAGGCTCTGCCAGTGATTGAACAACGGCTGCAGCATAAAAAAGAACG
Protein-coding regions in this window:
- a CDS encoding NAD-dependent succinate-semialdehyde dehydrogenase, yielding MVTSSYTDTRLLINGEWCDAASGKTIDVINPATGQAIGKVAHASIVDLDRALAAAQKGFEAWRKIPANERAATMRKAAGFVRERAEGIARLMTQEQGKPFAEARVEVLAAADIIEWFADEGRRVYGRIVPSRNLSAQQQVLKEPIGPVAAFTPWNFPVNQIVRKLSAALASGCSFLVKAPEETPASPAGLLQAFVDAGVPAGTVGLVFGDPAEISSYLIPHPVIRKVTFTGSTPVGKQLAALAGAHMKRATMELGGHAPVIVAEDADVALAVKAAGGAKFRNAGQVCISPTRFLVHNSIREEFAAALVKHAENLKLGDGLTEGTTLGPLANARRLSAMDKVVSDARATGATVATGGERVGTAGNFFAPTVLTNVSLEADVFNNEPFGPVAAIRGFDKLEDAIAEANRLPYGLAGYAFTRSFRNVHLLSQQMEVGMLWINQPATPSPEMPFGGVKDSGYGSEGGPEAMEAYLVTKAVSIMAV
- a CDS encoding GFA family protein — its product is MLAGKCLCGAVHYVVKDEFVYALICHCSNCRRATGSAFKPFAGIEHHKLSVTRGGDNLLIFGDERAAHDVHCRTCGSLMYSVVREGTFVHVTLGTLVDSPAIRPTAHIFVGSKAPWFTITDQLPQYDEFP
- a CDS encoding DUF2917 domain-containing protein, encoding MIHFALMPGRTVSLRLDADSEIRVRTTRVWLTRVFSPYDYWVQPGDVIRLQRGERIWLSTDGDEAAEVALTSEYIERYNAVSRWISRWAERLFDLSVPRSR
- the ilvA gene encoding threonine ammonia-lyase, biosynthetic, producing the protein MPAHQTRHVVESESVIQRTDYLKKTLTARVYDVARETELEHAPNLSARLRNPVYLKREDNQPVFSFKLRGAYNKMVNLPADALQRGVITASAGNHAQGVALSAARLGVKAIIVVPVTTPQVKVDAVRAHGGPTVEVVQAGESYSDAYAHAVKLQEERGLAFVHPFDDPYVIAGQGTVAMEILSQHQGPIHAIFVPIGGGGFAAGVAAYVKAVRPEIRVIGVQTEDSCAMAQSLKAGERIALTEVGLFSDGTAVKLVGEETFRLCRAYLDEVLLVNTDALCAAIKDVFQDTRSVLEPAGALAVAGAKQYTEREGIENQTLIAVTSGANMNFDRMRFVAERAEVGEAREAVFAVTIPEERGSFRRFCDVVGTRSVTEFNYRIADARSAHIFVGVQIRNRGESAEIAKAFEAHGFATVDLTNDELSKQHIRYMVGGRSPLAHDERLFRFEFPERPGALMKFLSSMAPDWNISLFHYRNQGADYSSILVGIQVPGTEDGEFARFLTTLGYPYWEESANPVYRLFLA
- a CDS encoding sterol desaturase family protein, with protein sequence MIQAILAQLDNGISALQTLLYVDVVQPFFYRVGLMGYDEDTYDALYWVIIGALQVSVTYLALRPLEALRPAETWHDRKALRADVIYTWIAKLGIINTAFFFMLQPLFNHWQSLMVIHYVPNTDLDSIWPGVTDQPVVSFLIYLVVLDFAGYWYHRWQHRFGVWWELHAVHHSQQQMSLWADDRNHFLDDIIQAAFFAAISLFIGVQPTQFVVLVAVGNFMQSVQHVNARLPYGWLLERLIVSPIFHRRHHAVGYGHEGTRYGCNFGVLFPWWDMIFRTASWNRRVEPTGIRDQLPAPHGVGRAYGQGLLAQQWLAFGRIVERVRGRRTYGSASS